The genomic DNA TTTTTCAAAATAAGATTTTTTATAAACACTCCAAGGAATGGCCATTTCAAGAACCCAACCTTTGTCGGTATCGTTCGGGTTGTTTAAAGTACCATCTATTGTAACGGCAGATTTCATTCCAGTTGCCATCCAGTCATTTAAAGCGATATTGTTTTGCTCTCTATAAGGTTTTGTAATAAATAAATCCCAAATGGTATTGATGGCATTTACTTCAATTTCGTAGTAATTATGTGTATCACCATCTGGATCTATGAACACTTCAAAATCATTATTATGAAAAATAATAGCATCATGCTTTGTGATATCTGCCCAAACGTGTGGTTCTTCCATTTTTGCTAAAATGTAGAAATACGTATCGTCCCAAAGCATTTTAATTTGGGTTTTGTAGGTTGGTTTTTTTACACCTTGAATGTCTATAAAAGGTTCGGACCATGTTACTTTATTCCAAGAAGCATCCTTCTCATTTCCATCAATAAGAATTGCTTCAGAAGTATGATACGCAATGTAACTTTCTGGCGTAATTTCAACCTTTGACTGTGCAGTAGCTATTGTTGTTAAAAAACAGCATAAAATCGATAAATATTGAAATTTTAAAATCATTTTTAATTCTTATTTTATGATGAAAATTGATTCAAACCTTTAATTATTTTAAAGATTAAAGGTCTGAAAATTCAAAAAACTTATAAACTATTTTCTTTTGTATATTGAATAACTTCACTCAACTTACCAAATGCCATTGCAACCACAGTATCTGCAGCGCCATAATAAATAGCCAACTTATCTTCTTCTACATCGTGCAACGCAGCACAAGGGAAAACTACATTAGGCACATCGCCGGTAGTTTCATATTGTTCTGCAGGACCTAATAAATAAGGTTGCGTTCTATATTTAACTTTGTCTGGTTCGTTTTCATCTAAAAGCGCAGATCCCATTGCATACCGGAAACCGTTGCAAGTATTGATTACTCCGTGATAAATCATTAACCAACCTTCGTCTGTTAAAATGGGAATTGGGCCTGCACCAATTTTGGTACATTGCCACGCACTATCTTCAAAAGGTGTTGCTTTCATTACACAACGGTGTTCTCCCCAATACTTCATATCTGGGCTGTAACTAATATAAATATCGCCAAACGGTGTGTGACCGTTGTCACTTGGGCGACTTAACATTGCATATTTACCATTGATTTTTTGTGGAAATAACACACCATTTCTATTAAAAGGCAAAAAGGCATTTTCACATTGAAAGAATTCTTTAAAATCGAAAGTATACCCAATTCCGATTGTTGGTCCGTTGTAGCCATTACACCAAGTAATCCAATATCGATCTTCTATAAATACCACACGAGGATCGTACTTATAATCAGATTCTATCATTTCTGTATTTCCGGCTTGCATTTCAATTGGCTCATGATTGATGTCCCAATCAATTCCGTTTTTACTAAAACCAGCAAAAATATTCATTTGTACCGCTTTGTTATCACACCTAAAAACACCTGCAAAACCATCTTCAAAAGGAACAACAGCACTGTTAAAAATACTGTTAGATGATGGAATGTCGTACCTGTTAATTACAGGGTTTTCAGAATATCTCCAAACTACATCAGTGCAACCTTCTGGTTTATCTTGCCAAGGAATTGAATTCATATTTGCTTTATTTTTTAATGTCAATTTTTATTATTTTTAATTCGGAATTTTTCTAACTTTATCTAACCATGTAAACTTCAAAATAATCGAAGTTACTACAAATACACCCAATGAAATAAATGCTTTTGGATAATCTCTAATGATAAAATAGATAGGTAAAACAATCATACTAGATTGCCAAACAATACCAATAGCGCAGTTTAACATGTCTGACCAAAAATCGGAATTTCTTTCTATTTTATGGTTCTCTTTCTTTAATTCTTTCAATACTGGTTTCCAAAATCCCCAAGGATGCACATTTTTATAAAATGCTTTTAGAACCTTCATGTCTGTTGGTTTGCTTAAAAAGGTTCCTAAAAATGATCCCAATAGCGACACACCGAATATTACTGGAAATAAGTAAATGGCAGAAACGTGCGATAATTCATATAAAATTGTTCCTTCAGAGAAATTCCCTTTATTTTGATTTAATAAAAACTGCAAACTGGCAATGATTAAACCAGATAACATTCCCCAGAAATACCCCCAACCGTTAAAGCGCCACCAAATCCATTTTAAGAAATTTGCAGCCACATAACCACCAAATAAAGAACTGGTAATCCATAACGTTAATGAGTTAATTGAATCTGCAAAAAAGCCCATAAAAACACCCAACCCAACTACTGCAAATGATGCGATATGACTCGCTTTTATATAATGTTTGTCGGTTGCTTCTGGTTTAAAATATTTTTTATAAATATCATTTACAATATACGCAGGACCCGCATTTACAAAAGCAGAAAAAGTAGACATAAATGCCGCTAATAAACCAGCTAATAGTAACCCTTTAATTCCTACAGGAACATGAAAATTAATTACTTGCGGTAATAAAATTTCTAAATCTGCACCAGTAAGATTTGGGTTTGCCGCCATTTGAGGAGCTAAAACTACCAAGGCAATTACTACAACACCACCAATTAATAAATATCTTGGTATGAATAATACTAGGTTTGTAAAACCACTCATATATGCAGCCTCTTTTACTGTTTTTGTTGATAAAATTCGTTGCATATCGAAACTTGGTGTTGGGCCTGCAATACTTGCGAAAAATCCTTTAAAAAGACTCATACCTATTAAAGCGCCAAACATTTTATAACCTTCGGAATCTACCAAATCATTAAATTTCTGAAACTTGGAATCCCAATGCGTGTCTAATTCCCAACTAAAAAACAC from Polaribacter sp. ALD11 includes the following:
- a CDS encoding carbohydrate-binding family 9-like protein; the encoded protein is MILKFQYLSILCCFLTTIATAQSKVEITPESYIAYHTSEAILIDGNEKDASWNKVTWSEPFIDIQGVKKPTYKTQIKMLWDDTYFYILAKMEEPHVWADITKHDAIIFHNNDFEVFIDPDGDTHNYYEIEVNAINTIWDLFITKPYREQNNIALNDWMATGMKSAVTIDGTLNNPNDTDKGWVLEMAIPWSVYKKSYFEKNVPKDEFWRVNFSRVNWDYQLTDGKYERKKDVKGKYLPEYNWVWSPQGVINMHEPEKWGYVYFSSKEVGRRDTFEIPNDEKLKWELYKLYRAQKKHFTVNKKWATAIKKLAAAPIIIDGKKMNLKLENHRFGWTIFVKSPFSNKTLIIKEDGSFLKQ
- a CDS encoding glycoside hydrolase family 130 protein — encoded protein: MNSIPWQDKPEGCTDVVWRYSENPVINRYDIPSSNSIFNSAVVPFEDGFAGVFRCDNKAVQMNIFAGFSKNGIDWDINHEPIEMQAGNTEMIESDYKYDPRVVFIEDRYWITWCNGYNGPTIGIGYTFDFKEFFQCENAFLPFNRNGVLFPQKINGKYAMLSRPSDNGHTPFGDIYISYSPDMKYWGEHRCVMKATPFEDSAWQCTKIGAGPIPILTDEGWLMIYHGVINTCNGFRYAMGSALLDENEPDKVKYRTQPYLLGPAEQYETTGDVPNVVFPCAALHDVEEDKLAIYYGAADTVVAMAFGKLSEVIQYTKENSL
- a CDS encoding sodium:solute symporter family protein; translated protein: MDIIDASIIAVYIVLTLAVGIWISKRASKGLDSYFLGGKSIKWYYLGLSNGSGMFDISGTALMVGWLFLYGTKSFMLMWLWPIWNQIFIMMFLAVWIRRSNIMTGSEWILTRFGDDKAGRASHKIVAIFAVIAAIGFIAYFFEGVGKFMTVILPWDLALILNASEILTSEQSYALIIIFLTTIYTIKGGMFSVVATEVLQYGIMVIAGVLVAGYTFFAFSDIEITSVITEQWKNVFFSWELDTHWDSKFQKFNDLVDSEGYKMFGALIGMSLFKGFFASIAGPTPSFDMQRILSTKTVKEAAYMSGFTNLVLFIPRYLLIGGVVVIALVVLAPQMAANPNLTGADLEILLPQVINFHVPVGIKGLLLAGLLAAFMSTFSAFVNAGPAYIVNDIYKKYFKPEATDKHYIKASHIASFAVVGLGVFMGFFADSINSLTLWITSSLFGGYVAANFLKWIWWRFNGWGYFWGMLSGLIIASLQFLLNQNKGNFSEGTILYELSHVSAIYLFPVIFGVSLLGSFLGTFLSKPTDMKVLKAFYKNVHPWGFWKPVLKELKKENHKIERNSDFWSDMLNCAIGIVWQSSMIVLPIYFIIRDYPKAFISLGVFVVTSIILKFTWLDKVRKIPN